A single window of Montipora capricornis isolate CH-2021 chromosome 14, ASM3666992v2, whole genome shotgun sequence DNA harbors:
- the LOC138031476 gene encoding uncharacterized protein, giving the protein MAFRTSELLQRNELVRFQLDDVIRAPGNNQHQEKNGYRFTINDRSSFYDWYNAYFEVQFQLQKIADGAGYAAADRITVINGSHSLIAHMMIKSAGKIVYDTDNLHKVTFVKNLLEYSDDYSRSVAKNSFWYLDTNATTANTNSGYESRRVLTQATNDDGTGGAKDVNLIIPLNRYSFFEELQDKMLVPMQLQFNLNLQNDNELINRAAAADAGRVVINRFLLWVPKLTPKDSMYDKFVSSFMKEHKWTYQRELYAVSAPARVSGFFQISSSIDNVKAIFVYLQRAKTRVATQNPYILDTFKLNEANANSYLTTCRLEYGNGVFYPETEYDSESKVRIFNDLMSYAMRKNDYNTGTQLNLANYNSLYPLIYFDLSYQTEKVTRDPKQLIFRYKISANSAADFNVHAVVLYDESVVIDKVGNELVIV; this is encoded by the coding sequence atggcttttagaacaagtgaattattgcaaagaaatgagttggtgcgtttccaacttgatgatgtaattagAGCCCCTGGAAAtaatcaacatcaagaaaagaacGGTTATAGATTCACCAtcaacgaccggagttctttctatgattggtacaatgcttatttcgaggttcaattccagttacaaaaaatAGCAGATGGAGCTGGTTATGCAGCAGCCGATAGAATAACGGTGATAAACGGATCTCATTCATTGATTGCACATATGATGATTAAAAGTgctgggaaaattgtttatgaCACTGACAATCTACATAAGGTCACTTTTGTGAAGAATCTGTTGGAATATTCTGATGATTACTCGAGAAGTGTAGCTAAGaacagtttttggtatttagACACAAATGCTACGACAGCCAATACTAATTCAGGATATGAATCTAGAAGAGTGCTTACACAAGCTACCAACGATGATGGAACGGGAGGAGCaaaagatgtgaatttgatcatacctctcaatcgttacagtttttttgaagagttgcaggataaaatgttggttcctATGCAGTTACAATTCAATTTGAATCTCCAGAACGACAATGAACTCATCAATAGGGCAGCAGCAGCAGATGCCGGAAGAGTAGTGATTAACAGATTTCTACTATGGGTTCCAAAATTAACACCAAAAGACAGTATGTACGACAAATTTGTAAGctctttcatgaaagaacacaaatggacaTATCAGCGTGAACTATATGCAGTGTCAGCACCTGCTAGAGTCagtggtttttttcagatttcttccagcattgacaatgtcaaagcaatttttgtttatctacAACGGGCTAAAACCAGAGTTGCAACTCAAAATCCATATATACTTGATACCTTCAAACTGAATGAAGCAAACGCAAACAGTTATTTAACAACATGCAGACTCGAATAtggcaatggtgttttctacccagaaacagaatatgacagtgaaagcaaagtgagaatattcaatgatctcatgtcttatgcaatgcgaaaaaatgattacaacaccggAACGCAGTTGAATCTAGCTAATTACAATAGTTTATATCCACTGATTTATTTCGATCTGTCATATCAAACAGAAAAAGTAACAAGAGACcctaaacagttgattttcaggTATAAAATAAGTGCCAATAGTGCAGCAGATTTCAATGTCCATGCAGTTGTATTGTACGACGAGTCGGTTGTTATTGACAAGGTGGGTAATGAATTGGTTATAGTTTAA